Genomic segment of Saccharomyces cerevisiae S288C chromosome XV, complete sequence:
AGTACTTCAATTGACttagaagaaaaacattAAGGAACTTTAACGTAGGAGCAACACAATACCAGGCACACGCTCTTCGAACACTGAACCACACGCGTCCGCATCAAACTCTTCCTCCCAAACATGAATTGGCTGTTTTTGGTCTCGCTGGTTTTCTTCTGCGGCGTGTCAACCCATCCTGCCCTGGCAATGTCCAGCAACAGACTACTAAAGCTGGCTAATAAATCtcccaagaaaattatACCTCTGAAGGACTcaagttttgaaaacatcTTGGCACCACCTCACGAAAATGCCTATATAGTTGCTCTGTTTACTGCCACAGCGCCCGAAATTGGCTGTTCTCTGTGTCTCGAGCTAGAATCCGAATACGACACCATAGTGGCCTCCTGGTTTGATGATCATCCGGATGCAAAATCGTCCAATTCCGATACatctattttcttcacaAAGGTCAATTTGGAGGACCCTTCTAAGACCATTCCTAAAGCGTTCCAGTTTTTCCAACTAAACAATGTTCCTAGATTGTTCATCTTCAAACCAAACTCTCCCTCTATTCTGGACCACAGCGTGATCAGTATTTCCACTGATACTGGCTCAGAAAGAATGAAGCAAATCATACAAGCCATTAAGCAGTTCTCGCAAGTAAACGACTTCTCTTTACACTTACCTATGGACTGGACTCCAATTATTACCTCGACAATAATTACCTTCATCACCGTCTTACTCTTCAAAAAGCAGTCCAAACTCATGTTCTCCATCATATCTTCCAGGATCATCTGGGCAACCTTGTCaacttttttcatcatttgcaTGATCAGTGCCTATATGTTCAACCAAATCAGGAATACCCAATTGGCAGGCGTTGGTCCTAAGGGCGAGGTTATGTATTTCTTGCCCAATGAATTCCAACACCAATTCGCCATTGAAACTCAAGTCATGGTTCTTATTTACGGAACATTGGCCGCGTTGGTTGTCGTATTGGTCAAGGGTATACAATTCTTGCGGTCTCATTTGTATCCAGAGACCAAGAAAGCGTACTTCATTGATGCTATTTTGGCCTCCTTTTGTGCCTTATTCATTTATGTCTTCTTTGCTGCTTTGACAACCGTGTTCACGATAAAGAGTCCTGCTTACCCTTTTCCTTTACTAAGGTTATCGGCACCATTCAAATAAgtcagtttttttttttgttttcaccATAACAAAGAGATGGAAAGTTATACTAGATAAagatttttaaaaaatataaaagaaaataaaacgaaatttatattttacaCAGTGCATCTTGTCCCTCTCTTTCTCGCTAAAACttagtttcttcttcg
This window contains:
- the OST3 gene encoding dolichyl-diphosphooligosaccharide--protein glycotransferase OST3 (Gamma subunit of the oligosaccharyltransferase complex of the ER lumen; complex catalyzes asparagine-linked glycosylation of newly synthesized proteins; Ost3p is important for N-glycosylation of a subset of proteins including modification of Pmt2p at N131 and N403) gives rise to the protein MNWLFLVSLVFFCGVSTHPALAMSSNRLLKLANKSPKKIIPLKDSSFENILAPPHENAYIVALFTATAPEIGCSLCLELESEYDTIVASWFDDHPDAKSSNSDTSIFFTKVNLEDPSKTIPKAFQFFQLNNVPRLFIFKPNSPSILDHSVISISTDTGSERMKQIIQAIKQFSQVNDFSLHLPMDWTPIITSTIITFITVLLFKKQSKLMFSIISSRIIWATLSTFFIICMISAYMFNQIRNTQLAGVGPKGEVMYFLPNEFQHQFAIETQVMVLIYGTLAALVVVLVKGIQFLRSHLYPETKKAYFIDAILASFCALFIYVFFAALTTVFTIKSPAYPFPLLRLSAPFK